The Dehalococcoides mccartyi CG5 genome contains the following window.
TGAAAAAATACGTTTCGGTTCTGCCAAAATCGTTCTGGCAGGCGGCGCCGAATCCATAATGAACCCGGTAGGTTTTGCCGGTTTCTCAGCTCTAAAAGCCCTTTCCACCCGCAATGAAGACCCCCAGACAGCTTCACGCCCGTTTGATGCCAACCGTGACGGGTTTGTTATTTCGGAGGGTGCGGCTATTCTGGTACTGGAAGAGTTGCAGACCGCTAAGGCCCGCGGGGCAAATATTATTGCCGAGATAATAGGCTACGGCGGTTCATCAGACGCTTTTCATATCACCCAGCCGGTGGAATCCGGAGTTGAAGCCGCACGCGCCATAAATATCGCCCTTAAAACAGCCGGTATCAAGCCGGAGGCGGTGGATTATATTAATGCCCACGGCACTTCCACCCCGCTTAATGACAAGATGGAAACCAATGCTATAAAGGTGGCTTTCGGAGAACATGCCCGAAAACTTGCCATCAGTTCCACAAAATCCATGCTGGGGCATCTTATCGGCGGGGCAGGTGCTATCGAAGCATCCATATGCGCCCTGACTATCAAAAACGGCATTATCCCTCCAACTATAAACTACACCACGCCTGATCCGGAATGTGATCTGGATTACACTCCCAACACCGCCCGTAAAGCTAAAGTAAAGGTTGCCCTTAATAATTCCTTTGGTTTCGGCGGGCATAATTCAGTGCTTATCCTCAGGGAAATGGGCAATGAAAATATTGGCTAATTGCCTCTGGAAGCTAAAACCGGCTCTTCCGGAGGAAACTGGCCAGAACTTTCCTTATCCGCCCCTGATTAGCCGTTTGCTTTATAACCGGGGCATTACAACCATTGAAGCGGCTGACCTGTTTCTTTCGCCAGACAAGCGTTTAAATCATGACCCGTTTTTATTTCCTGATATGGAAATGGCTGTCAGCCGCATTTACAAAGCCTTGCTGGCAGGCGAAAAGATAGTAGTCTATGGGGATTTTGATGCTGACGGGCTGACGGCTACGGCAGTTTTAACTACCGGCATTGCCCGTTTGGGCGGAAATGTAACACCATATATACCCCACCGCATTACCGAGGGTTACGGCTTAAAAATATCCGCCCT
Protein-coding sequences here:
- the fabF gene encoding beta-ketoacyl-ACP synthase II — encoded protein: MTDNQPQNRVVITGIGIVSPLGLDTQTTWEGLINGRSGIDHISLFDASNLAVRFGGEVKDFDPANYISRKDIRRMDRFAQLAVAAGKQALENSGLTVDESTSQDIGVIVGSGIGGLSVLFEQIKVFLEQGPDRVSPFLVPMMIADMAGAQVSIQLGLKGSNFCTTSACSSGSDAIGTAFEKIRFGSAKIVLAGGAESIMNPVGFAGFSALKALSTRNEDPQTASRPFDANRDGFVISEGAAILVLEELQTAKARGANIIAEIIGYGGSSDAFHITQPVESGVEAARAINIALKTAGIKPEAVDYINAHGTSTPLNDKMETNAIKVAFGEHARKLAISSTKSMLGHLIGGAGAIEASICALTIKNGIIPPTINYTTPDPECDLDYTPNTARKAKVKVALNNSFGFGGHNSVLILREMGNENIG